A single Gammaproteobacteria bacterium DNA region contains:
- the pyrC gene encoding dihydroorotase: MKTTPTASLSSLTIIQPDDWHLHLRDGDAMRAVLVDTARQFARAIVMPNLKPPVTSTAQAIAYRERIIAARPQGSTFEPLMVLYLTDMTQPEEIARAKASGVVRAAKYYPAGATTNSENGVTDLTRIYPVLAAMEKHDLPLLLHGEVTDAEIDVFDRERVFIEKYLVAIVEHFPGLRVVLEHVTTQDAVQFVMGAPDNVAATITAHHLLFNRNAMFQGGIRPHYYCLPILKREVHRLALVRAATSHNKKFFLGTDSAPHARHTKETSCGCAGIYTAHAAMELYAEAFEKANALDALEDFASHYGADFYKLPRNQNKITLRKESWTVPQELSLGGQDSLVPLRAGENIEWKLNA; the protein is encoded by the coding sequence ATGAAAACCACTCCCACAGCATCTCTAAGTTCTTTAACGATTATCCAGCCCGACGATTGGCATTTGCACTTGCGTGATGGCGATGCGATGCGTGCTGTGCTCGTGGATACAGCGCGGCAATTTGCGCGTGCGATCGTGATGCCGAATTTAAAACCACCCGTAACAAGCACTGCGCAAGCAATAGCGTATCGCGAACGCATTATTGCGGCACGACCCCAGGGCTCTACATTTGAACCATTAATGGTGTTGTATCTAACGGATATGACGCAGCCGGAAGAAATCGCGCGCGCAAAGGCTAGCGGCGTGGTGCGCGCGGCTAAATATTATCCTGCCGGTGCAACGACCAATTCTGAAAATGGTGTAACCGATTTAACACGCATTTATCCGGTGTTAGCTGCGATGGAAAAGCATGATTTACCATTGTTGTTACATGGCGAAGTGACGGATGCTGAGATTGATGTGTTTGATCGTGAGCGAGTCTTTATTGAAAAATATTTAGTGGCTATCGTTGAACATTTTCCAGGTTTACGAGTTGTGCTGGAACATGTCACAACACAAGACGCGGTTCAGTTTGTAATGGGTGCTCCCGATAATGTAGCAGCAACGATTACCGCGCATCATTTGTTGTTCAATCGCAACGCAATGTTTCAGGGTGGAATACGACCGCATTATTATTGCTTGCCCATTTTAAAGCGAGAAGTGCATCGTTTGGCATTGGTGCGCGCAGCCACAAGCCATAATAAGAAATTTTTCTTAGGTACTGATAGTGCACCGCATGCACGTCATACCAAAGAAACCAGTTGTGGTTGCGCGGGCATTTATACCGCCCATGCGGCGATGGAGTTATATGCCGAAGCTTTTGAAAAAGCGAATGCGTTGGATGCTTTAGAAGATTTCGCTAGTCACTATGGCGCAGACTTTTATAAATTGCCCCGTAATCAAAATAAAATTACTCTGCGGAAAGAATCCTGGACGGTTCCGCAAGAACTGAGTTTAGGTGGGCAAGATAGTTTGGTGCCGCTGCGAGCGGGTGAAAATATTGAGTGGAAATTAAATGCCTAG
- the secG gene encoding preprotein translocase subunit SecG, producing MLYAGLLVLHTLIAISIIALVLLQQGKGASMGAAFGSGASATVFGARGSASFLTKLTTGLAIVFFANCLVLAYLSSHRQPAEGSSIVEQYEQKRALEQKDNAAIQTRLQELGGDVPGEGFGVAPASNTAPATPADVPPAQ from the coding sequence ATGTTGTATGCAGGATTATTAGTACTACACACCTTAATTGCAATTTCTATTATTGCATTAGTGTTGTTGCAACAAGGCAAAGGCGCCAGCATGGGTGCTGCATTTGGTAGCGGCGCATCGGCAACCGTATTTGGTGCGCGCGGTTCAGCATCATTCTTAACTAAACTTACCACCGGTTTAGCGATTGTTTTTTTTGCTAATTGTTTAGTGTTGGCTTATTTATCATCGCATCGCCAACCTGCAGAAGGCAGCAGCATAGTTGAACAGTACGAACAAAAACGCGCACTAGAACAAAAAGACAATGCTGCAATTCAAACGCGCTTACAAGAATTAGGCGGCGATGTTCCTGGTGAAGGTTTTGGTGTTGCACCTGCATCAAATACGGCGCCCGCTACACCTGCAGACGTACCCCCTGCACAGTAA
- a CDS encoding triose-phosphate isomerase: MTKRIPLVAGNWKLNGSRASIQALLAGIKTGLQNNAAAGELVVCPPFVYLNEIAQQLQGSNIIVGAQDVSEQAEGAFTGEVAAAMLAEVGCRYVIIGHSERRHVYGESDQLTAQKFVATQHAKLIPILCVGETLAEREQGITEKVIAQQLDAALQVSTIKAFVNAVIAYEPVWAIGTGKTASPEQAQAVHAFIRQRLTQHDAVIAAAVRIIYGGSVKANNAKEIFSQPDIDGGLIGGASLQAKDFLDIYYAAG, from the coding sequence ATGACTAAGCGTATTCCGCTAGTGGCGGGTAATTGGAAATTAAATGGTTCACGCGCCAGCATTCAAGCATTGCTCGCGGGAATTAAAACGGGTTTGCAAAATAATGCAGCAGCAGGCGAATTAGTTGTTTGCCCACCGTTTGTTTACTTAAATGAAATTGCACAACAACTGCAAGGCAGCAATATTATTGTTGGCGCGCAAGACGTGAGTGAACAAGCCGAAGGTGCATTTACCGGTGAAGTTGCGGCGGCGATGTTAGCAGAAGTGGGTTGTCGTTATGTCATTATCGGTCACTCTGAGCGCCGTCATGTTTATGGTGAAAGCGATCAACTTACCGCACAAAAATTTGTTGCGACGCAACATGCAAAATTAATTCCGATCTTGTGTGTAGGCGAAACGCTCGCGGAACGCGAACAAGGTATTACCGAAAAAGTGATCGCGCAGCAATTAGATGCGGCCTTGCAAGTAAGTACGATCAAAGCATTTGTTAACGCCGTAATTGCTTACGAACCTGTTTGGGCAATAGGCACGGGTAAAACCGCAAGCCCAGAACAAGCGCAAGCAGTGCACGCGTTTATTCGGCAACGACTCACGCAACACGATGCTGTTATTGCAGCAGCAGTACGCATTATTTATGGTGGCAGCGTTAAAGCGAACAATGCCAAAGAAATATTTTCGCAGCCCGATATTGATGGCGGGTTAATTGGTGGTGCTTCGCTGCAAGCGAAGGACTTTTTAGATATTTATTACGCGGCAGGTTGA
- the glmM gene encoding phosphoglucosamine mutase produces MSRRYFGTDGIRGKVGESMLTPEFVMKLGWAAGQVLCQPGEGRVLIGKDTRISGYMFESALEAGFSAAGVDIRLLGPMPTPAIAYLTQTLRASAGIVISASHNPYYDNGIKFLSHSGKKLPDATELAIEALLDQPMRCVESAQLGKAARIVDAAGRYIEFCKSKFPSHLDLSGLKIVVDCAHGATYQIAPKVLAELGAHVTSIGVTPDGVNINDHCGAVYPQTLQKTVLELGADIGIALDGDGDRLIMVDASGEVLDGDDILFILARQRLAQGDLAGGIVGTQMTNFGLELAFREMNIAFRRAKVGDRYVLEMLEQENWCVGGETSGHIICLDKSPTGDGIVAALQVLAVVVASGQSLAELRKGWQKLPQILVNVPLASHQNSSDVLQHSPVQAALQVAEQRLASSGRVLLRPSGTEPLIRVMVEGRDPGLVKTLAEDIAIAVRRA; encoded by the coding sequence ATGAGTCGACGTTATTTTGGTACCGATGGCATACGCGGCAAAGTCGGTGAGTCTATGTTAACGCCTGAATTTGTCATGAAGCTCGGTTGGGCAGCCGGACAAGTATTGTGTCAACCCGGTGAAGGTCGTGTGTTGATTGGTAAAGATACGCGCATCTCAGGTTATATGTTTGAGTCTGCATTAGAAGCAGGATTTTCTGCTGCGGGTGTTGATATTCGTTTATTAGGTCCTATGCCAACACCCGCTATTGCGTATCTTACGCAAACTTTGCGCGCGTCCGCAGGCATAGTGATTTCGGCATCGCATAATCCTTATTACGATAATGGCATTAAATTTTTATCGCACAGCGGCAAAAAATTACCCGATGCAACGGAATTAGCCATTGAAGCATTATTAGATCAACCGATGCGTTGCGTAGAGTCTGCGCAGCTCGGTAAAGCTGCGCGCATTGTGGATGCGGCGGGACGCTATATTGAATTTTGCAAATCGAAATTTCCATCGCATTTAGATTTGAGTGGATTAAAAATCGTCGTGGATTGTGCGCACGGCGCGACTTATCAAATTGCGCCTAAAGTGTTGGCAGAATTAGGTGCACACGTTACCAGCATTGGCGTTACACCCGATGGCGTAAATATTAATGATCATTGCGGCGCCGTGTATCCACAAACTTTGCAAAAAACCGTGCTTGAATTAGGCGCTGATATTGGGATTGCGTTGGATGGTGATGGCGATCGTTTAATCATGGTTGATGCTAGCGGTGAAGTATTAGATGGCGATGACATTTTATTTATTTTAGCGCGTCAACGTTTAGCGCAAGGTGATTTAGCGGGCGGCATCGTGGGTACGCAAATGACTAATTTCGGTTTGGAATTAGCGTTTCGTGAAATGAATATCGCATTTCGTCGCGCCAAAGTCGGTGATCGATACGTGCTGGAAATGTTAGAGCAAGAAAATTGGTGTGTCGGCGGTGAAACCTCGGGGCATATTATCTGCCTCGATAAATCACCTACCGGCGATGGCATCGTTGCCGCTTTGCAAGTATTAGCGGTCGTTGTTGCTAGCGGCCAGTCTTTAGCGGAGTTACGTAAAGGCTGGCAAAAACTGCCGCAAATTTTGGTCAATGTGCCACTGGCGAGTCATCAAAACAGCAGCGATGTGTTACAGCACTCACCGGTGCAAGCGGCGCTCCAGGTGGCCGAACAGCGTTTGGCCAGCAGTGGTCGCGTATTATTGCGTCCGTCGGGTACTGAGCCCTTGATTCGAGTGATGGTCGAAGGTCGAGATCCGGGTTTAGTGAAGACCCTGGCAGAAGATATTGCGATCGCGGTTCGACGCGCCTAG
- the folP gene encoding dihydropteroate synthase, which produces MSEFITLQSGARQLVLSQPRLMGILNITPDSFSDGGQFQTVDDALYQAERLLQEGATFLDVGGESTRPGAQTVTENEELARIIPVIEAIAGCFDVWISVDTSKPVVMEAAIKAGAHLINDVRALQMPSALATAVSLDVPVCLMHMQGQPTNMQITPHYDDVVSEVKQFLLNRVTTCAAAGLARQHMMLDPGFGFGKSLAHNVTLVKQLPEIVNLGFAVLVGVSRKSFLGTLVQHDQKIRAVDERLSASVAAALYLAQQGAHILRVHDVGATNDALKIWQAFSA; this is translated from the coding sequence ATGAGCGAATTTATTACATTGCAATCGGGTGCTCGTCAGTTGGTGTTATCACAACCACGGCTGATGGGCATTTTAAATATCACGCCTGATTCTTTTTCTGATGGCGGTCAATTTCAAACTGTTGACGATGCTTTATATCAAGCAGAACGTTTATTACAAGAAGGCGCGACTTTTTTAGATGTCGGCGGCGAATCAACTCGGCCTGGCGCACAAACTGTCACAGAAAATGAAGAATTAGCGCGTATTATTCCCGTTATAGAAGCCATAGCAGGGTGTTTCGATGTGTGGATTTCGGTCGACACTAGCAAACCTGTCGTAATGGAAGCGGCTATTAAAGCGGGCGCCCATTTAATAAATGATGTGCGTGCGCTGCAAATGCCGAGTGCATTAGCGACAGCGGTTTCTTTGGATGTGCCGGTGTGTTTAATGCATATGCAGGGTCAACCCACCAATATGCAAATAACTCCGCACTACGATGATGTGGTGAGTGAAGTAAAACAATTTTTGTTAAATCGCGTAACCACCTGTGCAGCTGCGGGTTTAGCGCGTCAACATATGATGTTGGATCCGGGTTTTGGTTTTGGTAAATCACTTGCGCACAATGTGACATTAGTAAAACAATTGCCTGAAATAGTTAATTTAGGATTCGCCGTATTAGTCGGCGTGTCACGTAAAAGTTTTTTGGGTACGTTAGTACAGCATGATCAAAAAATTCGTGCTGTTGATGAACGTTTATCCGCGAGTGTCGCCGCGGCGCTTTATTTGGCTCAGCAAGGCGCGCATATTTTGCGAGTGCATGATGTTGGCGCAACCAACGATGCATTAAAAATTTGGCAAGCGTTTAGCGCATAA
- a CDS encoding ATP-dependent metallopeptidase FtsH/Yme1/Tma family protein codes for MNELIKNVLLWLVIGLVLWTVFTKINEQSGAPQTLGYSEFLDRVDGGSVEQVTLQGTRILGKLTSGEEFTVYNPETLNGPLIKALRDHNVSITGKEPEAPSPIWAIIINLLPLLLLFGLWMYLMRQMSQGGGRGAMSFGKSKAKLLGEDQVKVTFADVAGVDEAKDEVRELVDFLRDPGKFQKLGGMIPRGVLMVGSPGTGKTLLARAIAGEAKVPFFTISGSDFVEMFVGVGASRVRDMFEQAKKHAPCIIFIDEIDAVGRHRGAGLGGGHDEREQTLNQLLVEMDGFEGNEGVIIIAATNRPDVLDPALLRPGRFDRQVIVPLPDIRGREQILKVHMRKVPLSDNVKPAIIARGTPGFSGADLANLINEAALFAARSNKRTVEMEDFERAKDKIMMGAERRSMVMDDEEKRLTAYHEAGHAIVGLTVPEHDPVYKVSIIPRGRALGVTMFLPEQDHYSISKQKLNSQISSLFGGRIAEELIFGADRVTTGASNDIERATAIARNMVTRWGLSTKMGPLAYGEEEGEVFLGRTMTQHKNLADETSRAIDQEVRTIIDQNYQRSVTILQSNIDKLHIMAETLMRYETIDKNQIDAVMEGREPGPPQDWGNDGSGSSSDSKEDKSADASGTIGDPASLH; via the coding sequence TTGAACGAGCTGATTAAAAATGTTTTGTTGTGGTTGGTCATTGGTCTGGTGTTGTGGACGGTGTTTACCAAAATCAATGAACAAAGCGGTGCTCCGCAAACGCTGGGCTATTCTGAATTTCTTGATCGTGTGGATGGCGGCTCGGTAGAGCAAGTCACGCTTCAAGGTACGCGTATCTTGGGCAAATTAACCAGTGGCGAAGAGTTCACGGTGTATAACCCTGAAACCTTGAATGGCCCTTTGATCAAAGCACTGCGCGATCACAATGTCAGCATCACCGGCAAAGAGCCAGAAGCGCCATCGCCTATTTGGGCGATTATTATTAATTTGTTGCCTTTATTACTGCTGTTTGGTTTGTGGATGTATTTGATGCGTCAAATGAGCCAAGGCGGTGGTCGCGGCGCGATGTCATTTGGTAAAAGCAAAGCCAAGCTACTGGGCGAAGACCAAGTCAAAGTTACCTTTGCCGATGTGGCGGGCGTAGACGAAGCCAAAGACGAAGTCCGTGAATTGGTGGATTTTTTACGCGATCCGGGCAAATTTCAAAAACTCGGAGGCATGATTCCACGCGGTGTATTAATGGTGGGTTCACCTGGTACGGGTAAAACCTTATTAGCGCGTGCCATTGCGGGCGAAGCGAAAGTGCCGTTTTTTACGATCTCAGGTTCTGACTTTGTCGAAATGTTTGTAGGCGTGGGCGCATCGCGGGTGCGCGATATGTTTGAGCAAGCCAAAAAACACGCACCGTGCATTATTTTTATCGATGAAATTGATGCGGTCGGTCGTCATCGTGGCGCCGGTTTAGGCGGTGGTCATGATGAGCGCGAACAAACGTTAAATCAGTTGTTGGTTGAAATGGATGGCTTCGAAGGTAATGAAGGCGTCATCATTATTGCTGCGACTAATCGTCCTGATGTATTAGATCCTGCTTTGTTGCGGCCGGGTCGTTTTGATCGTCAAGTGATTGTGCCGTTACCGGATATTCGTGGTCGCGAACAAATTTTGAAAGTGCATATGCGCAAAGTACCTTTGTCGGACAATGTAAAACCCGCCATCATCGCGCGCGGTACGCCAGGATTTTCGGGCGCAGACTTAGCGAATTTAATTAATGAAGCCGCATTGTTTGCTGCGCGCAGTAACAAGCGCACGGTGGAAATGGAAGATTTTGAACGTGCGAAAGATAAAATCATGATGGGCGCAGAACGTCGTTCGATGGTGATGGATGACGAAGAAAAACGCCTAACTGCATATCACGAAGCAGGTCATGCGATTGTCGGCTTAACGGTTCCTGAGCATGATCCGGTTTATAAAGTCAGCATTATTCCGCGGGGTCGTGCCTTAGGTGTAACGATGTTTTTGCCGGAGCAAGATCACTACAGCATTAGCAAACAAAAATTGAATAGTCAGATTTCAAGTTTGTTTGGTGGACGGATTGCCGAAGAACTTATTTTTGGTGCGGATCGCGTAACCACCGGTGCGTCCAATGATATTGAACGCGCGACGGCGATTGCACGCAACATGGTGACACGTTGGGGATTGTCTACCAAGATGGGCCCATTAGCGTACGGCGAAGAAGAAGGCGAAGTATTTTTAGGGCGCACGATGACGCAGCATAAAAATTTGGCCGATGAAACCTCGCGTGCGATTGATCAAGAAGTGCGTACCATCATTGATCAAAACTATCAGCGGTCAGTCACTATTTTGCAAAGCAATATTGATAAGCTGCACATTATGGCGGAAACCTTGATGCGTTATGAAACGATTGATAAAAATCAAATTGATGCAGTGATGGAAGGTCGTGAACCGGGCCCGCCCCAAGATTGGGGTAATGATGGATCCGGTAGCTCTTCCGATTCTAAAGAAGATAAATCGGCGGATGCGAGCGGCACGATTGGTGATCCTGCTAGTCTGCATTAA
- the rlmE gene encoding 23S rRNA (uridine(2552)-2'-O)-methyltransferase RlmE, with product MAKSKSSQRWMKEHFDDEYVLRAQREGYRSRAVYKLMELDEKYRLLKPGHSVVDLGAAPGGWSQYAAQRVGEPGKVLATDILPMNGLAGVQFVLGDFREAEVLDTILRALGGNKADAVLSDMAPNMSGTDAVDIPRAMYLVELAHDTACRVLRPGGLFLSKMFQGEGSEQFLVDLRQHFTAVNVRKPRASRPRSREVYVLATGFKP from the coding sequence ATGGCGAAAAGTAAAAGCAGTCAGCGGTGGATGAAAGAGCATTTCGATGATGAGTATGTGTTGCGGGCGCAGCGTGAAGGTTATCGCTCGCGTGCGGTTTATAAGTTGATGGAGTTGGATGAAAAATACCGTTTGCTGAAACCTGGCCATTCCGTGGTGGATTTAGGCGCAGCGCCCGGCGGTTGGTCGCAATACGCGGCGCAGCGTGTCGGCGAACCAGGCAAAGTTTTAGCTACGGACATATTGCCCATGAATGGTTTGGCCGGTGTGCAATTTGTTTTAGGGGATTTTCGCGAAGCCGAGGTGCTCGATACTATTTTGAGGGCCTTGGGGGGCAATAAGGCAGATGCGGTGTTATCCGATATGGCGCCGAATATGAGCGGCACCGACGCCGTGGATATTCCCCGCGCTATGTATTTAGTGGAATTAGCTCATGACACGGCCTGCCGCGTCCTGCGACCGGGCGGTCTGTTTTTAAGCAAAATGTTCCAGGGCGAAGGCAGTGAACAATTTTTGGTCGATTTGCGGCAGCATTTTACCGCGGTGAACGTGCGTAAACCCCGCGCATCAAGGCCGCGTAGTCGAGAGGTTTATGTGTTGGCGACGGGCTTTAAGCCTTAA
- the yhbY gene encoding ribosome assembly RNA-binding protein YhbY — translation MPISVDQKKYLRGLLHAIKPVVIIGQNGLTENVNAEIDAALTYHELIKIKISAERDERETIVAAICEQHNADRVQYIGKMLSLYKRNKQKPRITLPKP, via the coding sequence ATGCCAATCTCGGTCGATCAAAAGAAATATCTGCGCGGCTTGCTACACGCCATTAAACCCGTGGTTATTATCGGCCAAAATGGCTTAACGGAGAACGTCAATGCAGAAATTGATGCGGCATTGACCTATCACGAACTAATCAAAATCAAAATCAGCGCTGAGCGCGACGAACGCGAAACCATCGTCGCTGCGATTTGCGAACAACATAACGCCGACCGCGTGCAATATATCGGCAAAATGCTGAGCTTGTATAAACGCAACAAACAAAAACCTCGTATTACTCTTCCAAAACCTTAA
- the tpx gene encoding thiol peroxidase has product MANITLRGNPIHTNGDLPKVGSTAPDFKLTNRSLQDLSLADFAGKRKVLNIVPSLDTPTCATSARKFNEKASALKNTVVLVISADLPFAMKRFCEVEGLANVEPLSLMRSRQFLQDYGVLLQDGPLAGIAARSVVVLDENNKVLHAELVAELSEEPNYDAALKVLGA; this is encoded by the coding sequence ATGGCCAATATCACCTTACGCGGCAATCCCATTCATACCAACGGTGACTTACCCAAAGTCGGCAGCACTGCCCCCGATTTCAAACTCACCAATCGTAGCTTACAAGATTTATCACTGGCCGATTTTGCTGGCAAACGTAAAGTCCTCAACATCGTGCCGAGTTTAGATACGCCGACTTGCGCAACTTCAGCACGCAAGTTTAATGAAAAAGCCTCTGCATTAAAAAACACCGTGGTGTTAGTTATTTCAGCTGACTTACCATTTGCGATGAAACGTTTTTGCGAAGTAGAAGGCTTAGCGAATGTTGAACCTTTATCATTAATGCGCTCGCGTCAATTCTTACAAGACTACGGCGTCTTATTGCAAGACGGCCCATTAGCCGGCATCGCCGCGCGTTCAGTTGTAGTGTTAGATGAAAACAATAAAGTATTACATGCAGAATTAGTTGCAGAACTGAGCGAAGAACCTAATTATGATGCCGCATTAAAAGTATTAGGCGCATAA
- the sthA gene encoding Si-specific NAD(P)(+) transhydrogenase → MQRYDMLVIGSGPAGQRAAVQAAKLGKRTAIIDQRSHVGGVSVHTGTIPSKTLRETVLYLTGWRQRGIYGRSYKVKQHICAQDVMQRLDVTLKHQVEVMQHQLNRNGVDVIVGSAAFHNPHELHVQGAAGESTLYYGEHIVVACGTEPYRPSDIPFDGSSILDSDDILKISYLPRTLTIVGAGVIGVEYATIFSALDVEVTLIEGRDAILDFVDDEIIETFVHQMRDNGMILRFNERVSSIKKTSDGKVITALASGKRVRSDMVLYAAGRVGAAKHLKLENAGLEADVRGRLTVNAQYQTSINHIYAAGDIIGFPSLAATSMEQGRLAACHAFQHIAHSNTSFFPYGIYAVPEISMVGQTEQALKEAGIPYESGIARIRETARAQIMGLQDGLLKLLFAIDDRRLLGVHIVGEGATELIHIGQAVLSLGGKLDYFVESTFNYPTLAEAYKIAALNAWNKLAAYSATSVIDTNKSQENSIETGKRRLKTV, encoded by the coding sequence ATGCAACGTTATGACATGTTGGTCATCGGTAGCGGCCCAGCGGGACAACGCGCGGCTGTGCAGGCTGCAAAATTGGGCAAACGCACGGCGATTATTGATCAACGTTCACACGTCGGTGGTGTGTCGGTGCATACCGGTACGATTCCAAGTAAAACCTTGCGTGAAACCGTTTTATATTTAACGGGTTGGCGTCAACGCGGTATTTATGGCCGCAGTTATAAAGTCAAACAACATATTTGTGCGCAAGATGTGATGCAACGTTTAGATGTCACGCTGAAACATCAAGTTGAAGTCATGCAGCATCAATTAAATCGTAATGGCGTAGATGTTATTGTCGGCAGCGCCGCGTTTCATAATCCGCATGAGTTACACGTTCAAGGTGCCGCCGGTGAAAGCACGTTGTACTACGGCGAACATATTGTTGTCGCTTGTGGCACCGAACCTTATCGCCCCAGTGATATTCCTTTTGATGGCAGTAGTATTTTAGACAGTGACGATATTTTAAAAATTTCGTATCTACCCAGAACTTTAACCATTGTCGGTGCGGGTGTGATTGGCGTGGAATACGCCACTATTTTTAGCGCGTTGGATGTTGAAGTAACTTTAATCGAAGGTCGTGATGCCATTCTCGACTTTGTTGATGATGAGATCATTGAAACCTTTGTACATCAAATGCGTGACAATGGCATGATCTTGCGTTTCAACGAACGTGTTAGCAGCATTAAAAAAACCAGCGATGGCAAAGTTATCACCGCACTCGCCAGTGGCAAACGGGTGCGTAGTGACATGGTGCTCTACGCCGCTGGCCGTGTTGGCGCAGCCAAACATTTAAAATTAGAAAACGCGGGTTTAGAAGCAGATGTGCGTGGTCGTTTAACGGTGAACGCGCAATACCAAACGTCAATCAATCATATTTATGCCGCGGGTGACATTATTGGTTTCCCAAGTTTGGCCGCAACGTCGATGGAACAAGGTCGCTTAGCGGCGTGTCATGCTTTTCAACATATAGCTCACAGTAATACTTCATTTTTTCCTTATGGTATTTACGCCGTGCCAGAAATTAGTATGGTTGGTCAAACGGAACAAGCGTTAAAAGAAGCTGGCATTCCTTATGAATCCGGCATTGCGCGGATTCGCGAAACTGCACGCGCACAAATCATGGGCTTACAAGATGGTTTGTTAAAATTATTATTCGCGATTGATGATAGGCGCTTGTTGGGCGTACATATTGTTGGCGAAGGCGCGACTGAATTAATTCACATTGGCCAAGCGGTATTATCCTTAGGCGGTAAATTAGATTATTTTGTAGAAAGCACGTTTAACTACCCTACCCTGGCTGAAGCCTACAAAATTGCAGCCTTAAATGCGTGGAATAAACTTGCTGCTTATTCAGCAACATCGGTTATCGACACTAATAAATCCCAAGAAAATTCTATTGAAACCGGCAAACGGCGTTTAAAAACTGTCTAG
- a CDS encoding transcriptional repressor: protein MQHDAIINLLNTHNILPTQQRIELGQLLFARAQHLSAEILINQLKTQGSRISRATVYNTLNLFADKGLLNTVPITPSHVLYDTNTAPHYHLYDASTGELTDIACEQIHIDQLPNLPHGLVIDHMDIILHIKNTV, encoded by the coding sequence ATGCAACACGACGCCATCATTAACTTATTAAACACGCACAATATCTTGCCCACGCAGCAACGCATCGAGCTGGGACAGTTATTGTTTGCACGTGCTCAACATCTCAGCGCCGAGATTTTAATCAACCAATTAAAAACGCAAGGTAGTCGCATTTCACGCGCGACGGTTTATAACACCTTAAATTTGTTTGCGGATAAAGGTTTGTTAAATACCGTTCCTATTACACCTAGCCATGTTTTATACGACACTAACACTGCACCGCATTATCATTTATACGATGCCAGCACCGGTGAGCTCACCGATATTGCGTGTGAACAAATACATATTGATCAATTGCCTAATTTACCGCACGGTTTGGTGATCGATCACATGGATATTATCTTACACATCAAAAACACGGTGTAA